A part of Tigriopus californicus strain San Diego chromosome 10, Tcal_SD_v2.1, whole genome shotgun sequence genomic DNA contains:
- the LOC131888824 gene encoding scoloptoxin SSD14-like codes for MGASQTGLLGLFICGYFSIGQAFVESSAKSWGPSSSPLGNYSQAGIAVDGEPCSKIGMDVIREGGKAVDAAIAALFCNGLASPQSMGIGGGFLMTIFDAETERTIVMNAREQAPHYVNSDMFADNEIGSQLGPLASAIPGEILGYYEVKERFGNPDISWARLIQPTIDLCRSGIVVSHSLALALRDKSDNIKDDPGLADTFLDPKTGEVYKEGDVYYRPNLANTLERIAANGAAEFYSGQTGKNLIKDLENIGGLMNLQDLAGYSTAWQEPLVGDLGNGMKINSVPLPGSGAILIYILNILKNYQLKSIEETPLMFHRMAEAFKWAYAQRTKLGDPFDESITSFIDQLVTNLTSVEWAESAFSKIDDEATVNDPAFYGADSSLTEDHGTAQVSVIDPMGNAVSVTSTINLFFGSKFLSPSTGIIMNNIMDDFSYPNITNGFDVPPSPNNYPVPGKRPLSSMCPSIIMDENNRPRLVTGAAGGPKITTSVALTTMRHLWLEEDVKTAIDNARIHHQLFPMTCRFEDSQREDVIEFLESRDHFMEVIYAAGNVHAVTSENGRIYANSDFRKSGSIDGF; via the exons ATGGGAGCGTCTCAAACAGGCTTACTAGGACTGTTTATTTGCGGATACTTCAGCATTGGCCAAG CATTCGTGGAATCCAGCGCTAAATCTTGGGGACCAAGTAGTTCTCCATTAGGAAACTACTCACAAGCTGGCATTGCAGTGGATGGAGAGCCTTGCTCAAAAATTGGAAT GGACGTCATTCGAGAGGGTGGTAAAGCCGTGGATGCGGCCATAGCGGCCTTATTTTGTAACGGACTGGCCTCCCCACAGAGCATGGGAATTGGGGGTGGTTTCTTGATGACCATTTTCGACGCGGAAACTGAAAGAACTATCGTCATGAACGCCAGAGAACAAGCACCTCATTATGTTAATTCCGACATGTTTGCGGATAACGAGATTGGCTCTCAATTGG GGCCCTTGGCCTCCGCGATTCCTGGCGAGATTTTAGGCTATTACGAGGTCAAAGAACGATTCGGCAATCCGGACATTTCGTGGGCCAGATTGATCCAGCCAACCATCGATCTTTGCCGTAGCGGGATCGTCGTTAGTCACAGCTTAGCCTTGGCTTTGAGAGACAAATCGGACAACATCAAAGATGATCCTGGTCTAGC GGACACTTTCCTCGATCCCAAAACCGGCGAAGTCTACAAAGAAGGCGATGTTTATTACCGACCAAATCTAGCCAATACATTGGAAAGGATTGCCGCCAATGGAGCAGCCGAATTCTACTCCGGACAGACGGGTAAAAACCTCATTAAAGACCTGGAAAATATTGGCGGATTGATGAATTTGCAAGACCTGGCCGGATATTCGACCGCATGGCAAGAGCCTTTGGTTGGTGATTTGGGAAATGGCATGAAAATCAACTCTGTTCCTCTTCCGGGTAGTGGGGCTATCCTGATCTACATCCTCAACATCCTGAAAAACTATCAATTGAAGTCCATAGAGGAGACTCCTTTGATGTTCCATCGAATGGCAGAGGCCTTTAAATGGGCCTATGCTCAACGGACCAAATTAGGCGACCCGTTCGATGAGTCCATCACGAGCTTCATTGACCAA TTGGTGACCAATTTGACTTCGGTGGAATGGGCGGAGAGTGCGTTCTCAAAGATTGACGACGAAGCAACGGTGAATGATCCCGCTTTCTACGGCGCCGATTCCTCATTAACCGAGGATCATGGCACAGCTCAAGTGTCGGTTATTGATCCCATGGGAAATGCTGTCTCCGTCACTAGCACCATAAATCTATT TTTTGGATCCAAGTTTCTGTCACCATCGACGGGAATCATCATGAACAATATCATGGACGATTTTTCGTACCCAAACATTACCAATGGATTCGACGTGCCTCCCAGTCCCAATAATTATCCCGTGCCCGGAAAACGGCCTTTGAGCTCCATGTGCCCTTCTATAATTATGGACGAAAACAATAGACCGAGATTGGTTACGGGAGCGGCTGGTGGTCCCAAAATAACTACAAGTGTCGCTTTG ACGACAATGAGACACCTTTGGCTTGAGGAGGATGTTAAGACAGCCATTGACAATGCTCGGATTCATCATCAACTCTTTCCCATGACATGTCGTTTCGAAGATTCCCAACGAGAG GATGTTATAGAATTTCTAGAAAGTCGAGATCATTTCATGGAAGTGATTTATGCTGCCGGCAATGTCCATGCGGTTACCTCGGAAAACGGCCGTATTTACGCCAACTCTGATTTCCGCAAATCAGGAAGTATTGATGGCTTCTAA